A window of the Microcaecilia unicolor chromosome 5, aMicUni1.1, whole genome shotgun sequence genome harbors these coding sequences:
- the ATP5MD gene encoding ATP synthase membrane subunit DAPIT, mitochondrial: MAGHDSGTQYNFTGIQKYFNSYTMTGRRNCVLATYAGIAMIFLYFKLKPKKQTKAVTEK, from the exons ATGGCAGGACATGACTCTGGTACACAGTACAACTTCACCGGGATCCAGAAATACTTCAACTCATATACCATGACAGGCAGGAGGAAT TGTGTGCTGGCAACATATGCAGGGATTGCGATGATCTTTCTGTACTTCAAACTAAAGCCTAAAAAACAAACTAAAGCTGTGACAGAAAAATAA